The stretch of DNA cttttataaataacaacatttatttttaatttggtttgagtttaaagtgtgaccaaaataaaatattttaatttgagattGACAACCCGGTCCGACCCTCCTGTTCAACCACCAGTTCACgggtttttctatttttttgcgggtttaattttttaggtttttagaggTTACCATGACCGGCCGACCAGAAGTCTATCGGGTTGTGGTTGGAACGAACCGACCGGCCGGTCTGGTCCTgattaaaaaacattgatataaatcattcagatctccattcaccaaaatatatattcatacaaaaaataataataataacaatcgtTTCTCATTTTACAATGCTAAACCGtcttctaaattatattttattttgaaattataataaaaataaaagaaattttaaccTGTGCTCTAGCACGAGTCCAAatctagtgtatatatatatgatcccATTGTCAACAATATACTAACTACATAAACTAATGGCAGTGGATACTACATGATTGGAACGACGAAGATTGCCTAACGATTCTAAGAAACTGTTGGACAAGTCTtccagaaaaaggaaaagtgatACTAGTCGAGATGCTTACGCCGGTGGAACCAAAGATCAACGACACTTCTTCTAAAATTGTATTTGGTATGGACATGTATATGTTAACACTATGCTCAGGTGGTCAGGAGAGGTCATTTCCCCAGATCGAGACTCTAGCCTTTGGTTCGGGTTTTATTCGGTGTGAAATCATATGTCATGCCTATTCGTATAGTGTTATCGAATTACACAAATAGGTTCCAGAATATACCTGAGACTCTATATAACTCCATATATACCttgttttatcaaaataaactattttaccTTGTATTTCACATATTCATGAGTTTTTTTACGTTTATAATGGATTTTTCCCCTTGTgtgtaatttatataataatagccATCTGAATAAATCTGTTCATTCTCTccaatttgaaagaaaaaaaaaatcgcaattTAAATGGCATATAAATAGGCACTGCAAGTtacacaagaaaataaataaatggcgAACGGTTACGATTAAGATTCAAATATAATGTTCAGAAACAATCACAAgcaatcaaaaactaaaaaaaacatagaaataatACAGCATGAACCactactatataatatatgacaTTCTAACGTGGTTGTTTGTtgaacattcattttttttattttttttatttgaacatTCATTAACCCATACCAAACTGACTATTCATATTTGTCCATTGTATTAAATATTGATTTCGCTTTCGTTACACGTACATtgaatgttttgtgtttctaaattTAGGCATAATCTTGTGAACACAGCTTCCcagcttctccctataaattaaaATGGCAGCAAGTGTGATCGACAACGTTCAGCTTTATCTTCTTACCATCTCCATATCTTTGTTATAATCTATCTTCCTCAAattttcaacaaacaacaacaatggcaaACCATCTTCAAGACCCCTTAACCACTTCTTCTGAATTGGCTATAATCAAAGAAGATCAGCaatttgacaaagaaaaagtgAGCTTGCAAGCGGATAAGATCTTGTACACTATGGCCTTCCCCATGGCTTTCAAAACAGCCTTGGAGCTTGGCGTCTTCGACACGATCTCTGCTGTAGATGAAGGCATGTGGCTCTCGTCTTCTGAGATTGCGCTTCGTCTCCCTACCAAACCTACCAACCCGGAGGCACCGGTTTTGTTGGACAGGATGCTGGCTTTACTTGTTAGTCACTCAATCCTAAAGTGCCGTATGGTTGAAACTGGTAAAAACGGTCAAACCGGAAAACACGAGAGAGTTTATGCTGCTGAACCGGTTTGCATGTTTTTCTTGAACCGTGGCGGCGGCTCGGGTTCTCTTGCATCTCTCTTCATGGTAGCTAATAGCGAAGTCTATTTCAAGACTTGGTACGTACTACTTCATTATTCACAAACAACTAGTTGATTATGAATTACATTAACCTTCATTATCCCGTTTTAATAAATCTTAGTCTAtataaaataagtttaaaaatattaattgattatatattcatttgtaCGTCGTAGGGAACATCTCAAAGATATGATATTAGAAGGAACGGATGCATTTACCTCCGCCCACGGCATGAAAGTTTTTGAATACATTGATTCAAACGAAAGATTCGGTGAGATTTTTAACCGGGCAATGTCAGACGCTTCTATCATGATAATGAATAGAGTTCTAGAAGTGTACAAGGGATTCGAAGATGTAAATACTTTAGTGGATGTGGGAGGAGGAGTCGGAACCGGTATAGGTTTAGTGACTTCCAAGTATCCTCATATCAAAGGCATCAATTTTGACATAGCCAAGGTTATAGCCCATGCTCCTCTTTATCCAGGTACAAAACTATATTAACTGATAAAATCAACAAGTTGTACTTGAAAttgctaatttttttatatttattatctttCCCTAATTTACTTATAAAATGGGTTATATAAATATAGGAGTGGAGCATGTTTCAGGAGATATGTTTAAAGAAATTCCAAAAGGAGATGCTATCTTCATGAAAGTAAGTTCTATGTATTGctcatatataatatcaatatatatactacacgTTTGGAACCATGTATATTAACTACATAAGTTAATGACAGTGGATACTACACGATTGGAACGACGAAGATTGTGTAAAGATTCTAAAAAGTTGTTGGGCAAGTCTCTcggaaaaaggaaaagtgatACTAGTCGACATGATTACACCGGTGGAACCAAAGATCAACGACTCTTCTAATGTTGTGTTTGCTGTGGACATGGTTATGTTAACACTATGCTCAGGTGGTAAGGAGAGGTCACTTCCCCAGATCGAGACTCTAGCCTTTGATTCGGGTTTTATTCGTTGCGAAATCATATGTCATGCCTATTCGTATAGTCTTATCGAACTACACAAATAGGTTGGCGTCTATAATTGCCAGAAAAGGAATCTTTACTGATAACAATTTCAATAAAAGCTACATTATTGCTTATAATTATTTGTGATATCAAAATATCAAAGTGGGCCACTACAAGCAAATAACGTGATCAAAATCATTCACAAGCAATCAAAATCTAGAAAACATAGAAATAATACAGCATGGACCACCGACCACTACTATGTCATTCTAAAGTGGCTGTTTGTgaacattcatatatatatatatttttttgaacattcATTAACTCATACCAAACTGACTATTCATATTGGTCCATTGTATTAAATATGGATTTCGCTTTCGTTACACGTGCATTGAATGTGTATGTGTTGTTGCCTGCTGCTAAAGCTAATCTAAGATCAAGAacttgaatatataaaaatacattttcttattacatttagaaaaccttctcaaaaactaaattctcTCTAAGTCTTATGGAACAACTCTCCATAGATCCTTGTATTTCTAGAACTAAGTTACTCCTTATTCTATTAATTAGGATTACACAAACTTATTTGGACAACTCCTTATTTGTATTCCTACttctatttctttatttctaGAATCTTGTTATTCTTGAAATAGCTTGCTCTTCAAGctttggaattatccaacagCTAACCATATCACAAGTATGTTTCAATATTCAAAGCATGTTATTTAACCAGATTATCAAAGGTAAATTCATTTGAAATTTTGGAGGTTCATGTCATCAACTTTCAATCTAGGAATTCTAGTATATCAACTCATTTTTATACACAGGAACCAGGACTAAAGGGATATATACATCCACCAAAACAGTAAACTTTCTAAGAAGGTTTATATTCCAATATTGTTATCAGATCGATATATGATGTCATGCGCTGAGATCACAAACCTTTCATAAATGGTGATGATTAACAAAGTCGTTTCTAATGGGTCTTGGTCTTGCAAAAGTGTATGGTAGTTACTACTAGTTAGAGCCGGACAATCTAGTGTTTAATGTCCTGAACAAGTTGTACCTCGCATTCATTTATCGAATTTTATTTAGAAACGACTTTGTTTAAATTAAACTCGTTGAGAGAGAGGGACTGCAACTCgatgtaaagaaaacaaaacacttcAGTTTAATTGTATCCAAGAAATACATATTGGTAAGGTCCACATTAATATTAGATCGAATGGCATGCAAGACGTAAACGTAATATATAcggtattattttgtttgattttaaatttgtaaGTCAACTTTCATCTTTAAAGATCTAAATaaatgtttgaccaaaaaaaataaaatcctatAGTTTTAATCTTctaaacttattttctttttggaatatTCTTGTTTGTGATAActatattcaaaaatatatgattccaATTGGTGATCGATAAAAGCGATATtaaatattgtcaaaaaaagCGATATTAAATTTCTTAGTAATAAGAAACAGTAGAAATGTTAAAAGTGATAATTTATTATGTTAGCACGTCTTTTTGACGTCATCATATAGTATATGTTAGGGAGTATATGTTAGTGAAATCTTCACTTCCCAAGTATTATCATTAATCATCTCAAAAAAGACTGGCAATAATTAGTCGACGACAAAATTTAGACataattagtttagttttcttaGACAAATTTAGGTTATGCATGCTTTTGTTAATCCGCAATGCAAATAAATATCTCGGCATAATTTTGTGGACACAGCTTCGAGGCTTCTCGCTATAAAATGGCAGCAAGTGTGAACGACAACGCTCAGCTTTCTCTTACCATCTCAATATTTTTGCTACCtatctttctcattttttcaacaaacaacaacaatggcaaACCATCTTCAAGATCCCTTAACCACTTCCCTTAAATCGAGTCTAATCAAAGAAGAGCAACAACTTGACAAAGAAACAGTGAGCTTGCAAGCGGAGAAGATCCTGTATACTATGGGCTTCCCTATGGTTTTCAAAACGGCCTTGGAGCTTGGCGTCATCGACACGATTGCTGCTGTAGATGAAGGCGTGTGGCTCTCGTCGACCGAGATTGCGCTACGTCTTCCTACCAAACCCACCAACCCGCAAGCACCGGTTTTGTTGGACCGGGTGCTGGCTTTACTTGTTAGTCACTCAATCCTAAAGTGCCGTATGGTGGAAACAGGTAAAAACGGTCAAACCGGAAAAACCGAGAGAGTTTATGCTGCTGAACCGGTTTGCATGTTTTTCTCCAACCGTGGCGGCGGCTCCGGTTCTCTTGCATCTCTCGTCATGGTAGCCAATAGCGAAGTCTATTTCAAGACTTGGTACGTTCTACTTTATTATTCACAAACAAGCCAAATAACTAGTTATTTATATGAATTGCATTAcccttcactatatatatttaccccgttttaataaaaccaatttacaaaaaaattcacaGGACACATCTCAAAGATATGATATTAGTAGGAAAAGATGCATTTACCTCTGCTCATGGCATGCGACTCTTTGAATACATTGGTTCAAACCAACGATTCGGTGAGATGTTTAACCGGGGAATGTCAGAATCTTCGACCATGACCATGAATAGAGTTCTAGAAGTGTACAAGGGATTCGAAGATGTAAACACTTTAGTGGATGTTGGAGGAGGATTTGGACACGTCACAGGTTTAGTGACTTCCAAGTATCCTCATATTAAGGGCATCAATTTCGACGTAGCCAAAGTTTTAACTGAAGCTCCTCTTTATCCAGGTACACTATATATTGACTATACTAACTGACTAACTGATAAAGTCAACATATTGTAATTGAAATTgctaatttttattaatcattattttaaaaatataaatattaattatatttatctttctcATATTTACGTAATTAGAttggttaattatatataggaGTGGAGCATGTTTCAGGAGATATGTTTAAAGAAATTCCAAAAGGAGATGCCATCATCatgaaagtaattaattaagttCATAATACAatacttcttttattttatttttgaaatttgcttCAATCACTTCTGTTATGGACAAGCCAAAGATATATTGGATTCCATGGTCGTCAACCATATATTAACTACATAAATTAATGACAGTGGATACTACATGATTGGAACGACGAAGATTGCCTAAAGATTCTAAGAAACTGTTGGACAAGTCTTTcggaaaaaggaaaagtgatACTAGTTGATATGCTTACGCCGGTGGAACCAAAGACCAACGACACTTATTCTAACATTGTACTTGGTATGGACATGATTATGTTAACACAATTGTCAGGTGGTAAGGAGAGGTCATTTCCCCAGATCGAGACTCTAGCCTTTGGTTCGGGTTTTATTCGGTGTGAAATCATATGTCGTGCCTATTCATATAGTGTTATTGAATTACACAAATAGGTTCCAAATTTTACCAACGAAATCTAAGATTAATCTCGTCAACATAGAGactatataaaactatatatatagcttgttTGTAATGGTTTATTTTTCCCTTGTGTAATATAGTTGTGTATTAAGCTGTTCCTTCTCtccaaatttataataaaataaaaatcgcAATTTAAATGGCATATAAATAGGTAGGCACTGCAAGTGCAagttgcacaaaaaaatataaagggCGAATTGTTTGGTGGTCTATCGACCATCTCGATTTTTCTATTCAGTGAAGTTCACTTAGTGAACACAAGAAGAGCACATGATTGGTGTATACAATTGCCAGAAAAATAAAGGAATCTTTAATGATTACAGATTCAGTGAAGCTACATTGCTAATAATTATTTGTGatatcaaaataccaaaatggTTTACGATTAAGATTCAAAGATAATGTTCAAAAATATTCACAAGCaatcaaaaattagaaaacatagaAATAATACAGCATGGACCACTACTATGTCATTCTAACGtggttgtttgttaaacattcattttttttgtttttttttgttgtcgaaCATTCATTAACTCATACCAAACCGACTATTCATATTTATCCATTGTATTAAATATGGATTTCGCTTTCGTATCTACATGTGCATCGAATGTTTATGTGTTTCTAAAGTATcctcaaaccaaaaccaagaataGTTGCATAAATGAAATCCATCAGAGTATATAAATTCAATTCACACTGTCGCAGAATGGAGTGTTGATATGCATATTAGAAAATGCCTAGAAGAGGAAAAGTAACTCTAAAgtttcatatattaattttgatgtTGACAGCTCAGGTGGTAAGGAGAGGCCTCTTTCCCAGTTCAAGACTCTAGCCTCTGATTCGGGTTTTCTTCGTTGTGTTATCATTTGTCTTGCCTCTTCATATTATGTTATCGAATTACACAAATAGATTCAAAATCTTACCAAGAACAACCAAGGTTAATATCCCGTCAATGTGATGAATATACTACCAAAATGGTTAGGATTAAGACTCAAAGATATAATATCCAGAAACATTCACAAGCAATTCAAACATCAATCTGAATTATCAAACAACAGAGAGCTGACCAAATAGGATTAAACATAAACTGGCCACTGCTTCATCACTAGAGATGAGTGGAAGTTACCTAGCTTAAGGTGCTTTCGCTGTTTCACGAACAATGGCTAGTTTAGCCAGAAGACCACATAGTTGAAGATATGATCCAACTCCATCGCAGATTCTCATATGCGCAAATCCAGTTTCCTGAAAGATGATCATTGGTGTTAGACGAAAAATGCAGAGTTGAGATGTTTTGAGATGTTAAGGAGAGAATCAGATGTATACCTTCATGAACTCAAGTTTCAGATACTCAGCCATCTCGTAATTCTTTATTATACGGAAAAGCGTTGTGATAATGTCGGTTGGAGAGTATCCCAGATCGTAGAGCTGCTTTAAGCCGTGACAAGCATCATCAAACTTACTTTCCAACACATTACGAACAATGTTCTTGACATGAAGTGGGTGAGGCTGGTCACAGACCTGAGAGGAAATAAGTGGAGAGATCATTGATATGATGATATGAAAGCAATGTGTGGTTTCATCAGCTAGGTTAACTAAGGTTTTGAATCGAACCTTGAAGACGTTTTCTTGGTTGACGAGACGAAACCCGCTATTAGTGGCTTGCAAGTTGTTCAGAGCTTGCCTCATGTCACCATCAGCTGTAAAAATAATCGCCTCCAGGCCTTCAGGTACATAAGGAACCTAGGGAGAATGAAAAGCACAGGTAATTAGAACATGTTACAAAACTGCAGTAAATAAACATGTAGAGTGGTAGAAAAGAGGCACATAGATACATTCTCTGCTTGAACCACAATCATGAGACGGCCTAATATCTGCTGATCAGATAATCTAGAGAACCGAACTAAGGCACATCTACTCTGAATGGGCTCAATAATCTTGGCTGATGTGTTGCAAGCAAGTGCAAACCGCGTAGAGTTCGAATAGATTTCAATCGTTCTCCTCAATGCTTGTTGTGCTCCAGATGTCATACTAATTTTACAGaccaaaaacagaaagaagaagcaCTGAATCAGAAAAACTAatcttaagcaaaaaaaaaagactgaagtGAAAAAGCCACAAACTTAGAAGAACTAACCTGTCAGCTTCATCAAGAATGACAACCTTATGACGCCCTGGAGGAAGTGTTACTTTCTTCTGCGCAAACATCTTAATTTTGTTCCTTACAACATCAATACCCCTACAACAGCCATAACAGAACACAATACCCACACATAAGATGTTTAAACCAAACAACGAATGAAGATGGAACAACAACATCTTATATGAGAACATGTACATACCTATCATCAGATGCATTCAACTCCAGAACAGCCTCCTTATAGTTCTTACCAAGAAGCTCGTGAGCAAGAGCCAAAATGCTTGTGGTTTTACCTGTTCCAGGTGGACCCTGAGAGGATATAACAACAAAATCATGCATCAGAACCTAGAAATTGGTGATAGTCCAGTGAACATCCACCAAGAGATCAAACCCATCAATACAATTACATTAACCAAAACCCTAGAATTTGACAAGCTTTTAATCCTCAAATCTAACACCTAAGAGACAAAACCCAATGCCCTAAAATCACAGAGTGCCACAATAGAAAGATTCAAAGGAACTactaagagaagagaagagtaaaaaTCTCACGGCAAGGATGAGATTAGGCATGTTCCCGTCGCGAGCGATGACTTGAAGTCTAGAGACGGCGTCTTCATTACCAACGATATCGACTACTTTGCTCGGCCTGTATTTCTCTACCCATGGTTTCTCGCTTTCCACGCCGGAAGAGGTTGAAGACGACGCCGCCATTTTACACAGCCGGAATCTCCGATCCGGTGCGATTTTCCTGATTTGGAGGGAAAATTGCTGCAGTGACACACTCCAATTAAGGGTTTTTGTTAGTCTTCTACGATTATATTTGCATTCAAGGGCCTGTAAAAATATAAGAATACGAATTTTGCCCCAAAATATGTTAATTTCATTATATAGCCTCCGCCATCAAATAAATACTTGATACGTATTACATATCTGCCACGAATTTTTGTCTTTATGGGTGGATGGAGGTTGTTTGATAATTCAGTTCGGTTGTTTTGATATCAAATCTGCATTTTGATtcggtttaaatatttttagtctcgtttggtttagtttgagtctgatttggttttggattaataaatataatgcAAACAAAAATAGTTCATTAGATTTGTACGTTTTTAGTATATCTAAACGTATTTATATTccgtaaaatttaaaatttttaaagaaatttcagCTGATTCGATTATGAGTTTCGGTTAAATTCggttgggttggtttggttc from Camelina sativa cultivar DH55 chromosome 9, Cs, whole genome shotgun sequence encodes:
- the LOC104714667 gene encoding indole glucosinolate O-methyltransferase 4 encodes the protein MANHLQDPLTTSLKSSLIKEEQQLDKETVSLQAEKILYTMGFPMVFKTALELGVIDTIAAVDEGVWLSSTEIALRLPTKPTNPQAPVLLDRVLALLVSHSILKCRMVETGKNGQTGKTERVYAAEPVCMFFSNRGGGSGSLASLVMVANSEVYFKTWTHLKDMILVGKDAFTSAHGMRLFEYIGSNQRFGEMFNRGMSESSTMTMNRVLEVYKGFEDVNTLVDVGGGFGHVTGLVTSKYPHIKGINFDVAKVLTEAPLYPGVEHVSGDMFKEIPKGDAIIMKWILHDWNDEDCLKILRNCWTSLSEKGKVILVDMLTPVEPKTNDTYSNIVLGMDMIMLTQLSGGKERSFPQIETLAFGSGFIRCEIICRAYSYSVIELHK
- the LOC104714666 gene encoding indole glucosinolate O-methyltransferase 4-like; amino-acid sequence: MANHLQDPLTTSSELAIIKEDQQFDKEKVSLQADKILYTMAFPMAFKTALELGVFDTISAVDEGMWLSSSEIALRLPTKPTNPEAPVLLDRMLALLVSHSILKCRMVETGKNGQTGKHERVYAAEPVCMFFLNRGGGSGSLASLFMVANSEVYFKTWEHLKDMILEGTDAFTSAHGMKVFEYIDSNERFGEIFNRAMSDASIMIMNRVLEVYKGFEDVNTLVDVGGGVGTGIGLVTSKYPHIKGINFDIAKVIAHAPLYPGVEHVSGDMFKEIPKGDAIFMKWILHDWNDEDCVKILKSCWASLSEKGKVILVDMITPVEPKINDSSNVVFAVDMVMLTLCSGGKERSLPQIETLAFDSGFIRCEIICHAYSYSLIELHK
- the LOC104714668 gene encoding replication factor C subunit 2, producing the protein MAASSSTSSGVESEKPWVEKYRPSKVVDIVGNEDAVSRLQVIARDGNMPNLILAGPPGTGKTTSILALAHELLGKNYKEAVLELNASDDRGIDVVRNKIKMFAQKKVTLPPGRHKVVILDEADSMTSGAQQALRRTIEIYSNSTRFALACNTSAKIIEPIQSRCALVRFSRLSDQQILGRLMIVVQAENVPYVPEGLEAIIFTADGDMRQALNNLQATNSGFRLVNQENVFKVCDQPHPLHVKNIVRNVLESKFDDACHGLKQLYDLGYSPTDIITTLFRIIKNYEMAEYLKLEFMKETGFAHMRICDGVGSYLQLCGLLAKLAIVRETAKAP